A single genomic interval of Variovorax sp. PMC12 harbors:
- a CDS encoding TetR/AcrR family transcriptional regulator translates to MRNTRVHRTKHFSFAGNADMARTKSDNFDDIRATILDAAAALFAKNGFRNTNIIDIGAACNASKSRMYHYFPSKEAMLAEMLGNHVSALVAIASDLVSAPIDPRTRLRNYFLAHLKYYYEQRDRHTVLIEDVYHLPDELRAQVNANEQKLVNFLCALLREINAQKFKDRQAATTHAMLMYGMLNWTYTWYQPTGRLSLDSLADQATDMCLHGIV, encoded by the coding sequence GTGCGCAATACGCGCGTGCATCGAACGAAGCATTTTTCTTTTGCGGGCAATGCCGACATGGCCAGAACCAAATCCGACAACTTTGACGACATCCGGGCCACCATCCTCGACGCGGCCGCGGCGCTCTTTGCCAAGAACGGCTTTCGCAACACGAACATCATCGACATTGGCGCCGCCTGCAATGCGTCGAAGTCGCGCATGTATCACTACTTCCCCTCGAAGGAAGCAATGCTTGCGGAGATGCTTGGTAACCATGTGAGCGCCTTGGTGGCGATCGCGTCGGACTTGGTGTCTGCTCCAATCGATCCGCGTACACGGCTGCGCAACTACTTTCTCGCGCACCTCAAGTACTACTACGAGCAGCGCGACCGGCACACGGTGCTGATCGAGGATGTCTATCACCTGCCGGATGAACTGCGCGCGCAGGTGAATGCCAACGAGCAGAAGCTGGTGAACTTTCTGTGTGCGCTGCTGCGCGAGATCAACGCCCAGAAATTCAAGGACCGTCAGGCGGCGACCACGCATGCAATGCTGATGTATGGCATGCTGAACTGGACCTACACCTGGTATCAACCTACAGGGCGTCTTAGCCTTGATTCATTGGCCGATCAGGCGACCGACATGTGTTTGCATGGAATTGTGTAG
- a CDS encoding MaoC/PaaZ C-terminal domain-containing protein gives MQTTDITSTCAFLEQYFDQIEEGASFRSRGRTLTEADILQWCALTGDWYVLHTDAHHAARTRFGQRIAPGLMLLAYAAGLGIPPAAPAIVANYGSDALRFTAPAFIGDTIHLEAAVLEKTVKRPATDGVLRLQWNVHNQNGLLLMASELRILMAFQGAAR, from the coding sequence TTGCAAACGACCGATATCACCAGTACCTGCGCATTTCTCGAGCAGTACTTCGACCAGATCGAGGAGGGTGCCAGCTTCCGTTCGCGCGGACGCACCCTCACAGAGGCCGACATACTTCAGTGGTGCGCGCTGACCGGGGACTGGTACGTGCTGCACACCGACGCGCACCATGCGGCGCGCACGCGCTTTGGCCAACGCATCGCGCCCGGCCTGATGTTGCTGGCCTATGCGGCCGGCCTCGGCATTCCGCCCGCTGCGCCGGCGATCGTCGCGAACTACGGCAGCGACGCGCTGCGATTCACGGCGCCGGCGTTCATCGGCGACACCATTCATCTCGAGGCCGCAGTGCTCGAGAAGACGGTGAAGCGCCCCGCCACCGACGGGGTGCTGCGGCTGCAGTGGAACGTTCACAACCAAAACGGGCTGCTGCTGATGGCCAGCGAACTGCGCATCCTGATGGCTTTCCAGGGAGCTGCGCGATGA
- a CDS encoding enoyl-CoA hydratase/isomerase family protein, giving the protein MSGGISTEAVRLTLELPLAVVAIDRPAAKNSLRLDEMTAIADAIGEAVSAGARAVLVRGTRHAFCAGRDLKDTHPETDDTLAILRERINPVLAAVRDCPVPTIAAVQGPALGFGFGLALACDIALVADDALLGSPFRNIGAVLDSGGHHHLRERVGQHRAAELIFLGRLISGREAAAMGLVNRSVAAEALDEIALQMAREIAGGPTAAFVASKRILSRALSFEETLELEAIAQTEALGGPDGIEGIGAFQQKRKPRFIGR; this is encoded by the coding sequence ATGAGCGGCGGGATCTCTACCGAAGCGGTGCGCCTGACGCTGGAACTGCCGCTCGCAGTCGTCGCGATCGACCGACCCGCTGCGAAGAACAGCCTGCGTCTCGACGAGATGACGGCGATCGCCGACGCAATCGGCGAAGCGGTGTCCGCTGGTGCGCGCGCGGTGCTGGTGCGCGGCACACGCCATGCCTTCTGCGCCGGACGCGACCTCAAGGACACGCATCCCGAGACCGACGACACGCTCGCGATCCTGCGCGAGCGGATCAACCCGGTCCTTGCCGCCGTGCGTGACTGCCCGGTGCCGACGATCGCAGCGGTGCAGGGCCCCGCGCTGGGCTTCGGCTTCGGGCTGGCGCTGGCCTGCGACATCGCGCTCGTTGCCGACGATGCGCTGCTAGGCAGTCCGTTCCGCAACATCGGCGCGGTGCTCGACTCAGGCGGTCATCATCACCTGCGCGAACGCGTCGGGCAGCATCGTGCAGCCGAGCTGATATTCCTGGGGCGGCTGATCTCGGGGCGTGAAGCCGCAGCGATGGGGCTCGTCAACCGAAGCGTGGCGGCCGAAGCGCTGGACGAGATCGCTCTGCAGATGGCGCGCGAGATCGCGGGTGGTCCAACTGCCGCCTTTGTTGCGTCGAAGCGAATCCTGTCGCGCGCGCTTTCTTTCGAAGAGACGCTCGAGCTCGAGGCGATCGCGCAAACCGAGGCGTTGGGAGGACCCGATGGCATCGAAGGCATCGGCGCTTTCCAGCAAAAGCGCAAGCCGCGCTTCATCGGACGCTAG
- a CDS encoding Zn-ribbon domain-containing OB-fold protein, whose amino-acid sequence MTPAPDTARSPRAHFLAALAEGRLVYQFDHGAGRAVFPPQAVGPGGRPGDLEWRTSRGKGTVHACTEVQRRDGSFNIALVDLDEGFRMMATVVDASPGSLRIGLRVAARIELWNDVHRVVFGALA is encoded by the coding sequence ATGACCCCCGCTCCTGATACAGCGCGTTCGCCGCGCGCCCACTTCCTTGCCGCGTTGGCCGAAGGCCGGCTGGTCTACCAGTTCGACCACGGCGCGGGTCGCGCGGTCTTTCCGCCGCAGGCCGTGGGACCGGGTGGACGACCCGGCGATCTCGAATGGCGCACCAGCCGTGGCAAGGGTACGGTCCATGCGTGCACCGAGGTGCAGCGGCGCGACGGCTCGTTCAACATCGCGCTGGTCGATCTCGACGAGGGATTCCGCATGATGGCCACGGTGGTCGATGCGTCCCCCGGCTCACTGCGCATCGGGCTGCGCGTGGCCGCGCGCATCGAGCTCTGGAACGATGTGCACCGCGTGGTCTTCGGAGCGCTCGCATGA
- a CDS encoding acetyl-CoA acetyltransferase — protein sequence MATNLRGATAIAGIGSTGFATMPVLSSPLDAMSLASVRALDDAGLSLADVDGVFAAGLQLFMPTLSLCEYLGLRPRYTDSTQVGGGAFLAHLNHARAAIAAGLCSVALIAYGSTQKSAGGQFATHSEPNPYEVPYGYPGPLAAYAMVAQRHMHEFGTSREQIAQVAVSARDWARLDTDAPDPGPLCIEDVIAARPVAHPLTVRDCCLVTDGGGALVVVSADRAAQLRREPVYLLGVGEAATHRSIAQMPDLVRTAAATSSATAYAQAGFGPKDIDVVQFYDAFTIMPIVFAEDTGFCAKGEGGAFLDGGRTSPGGDFPMNTNGGGLSLGHPGMFGIYTAIESVVQLRGDAGARQVAGAELALAHAPGGYMSSQCTAIFGTAATL from the coding sequence ATGGCAACGAACCTGCGCGGCGCGACCGCGATCGCTGGCATCGGCAGCACCGGCTTCGCGACGATGCCGGTACTTTCATCGCCTCTCGACGCGATGTCGTTGGCCTCGGTGCGCGCGCTCGACGACGCGGGGCTCTCGTTGGCCGATGTCGATGGCGTGTTCGCGGCCGGGCTTCAGCTCTTCATGCCCACGCTCAGCTTGTGCGAGTACCTGGGCCTGCGCCCACGCTACACCGACTCAACCCAGGTCGGCGGCGGTGCCTTCCTCGCTCACTTGAATCACGCGCGAGCCGCGATCGCGGCCGGACTCTGCTCGGTCGCGTTGATCGCCTATGGCAGCACGCAGAAGTCCGCGGGCGGACAGTTCGCGACCCATTCCGAACCCAACCCCTACGAAGTGCCCTATGGCTACCCGGGCCCGCTCGCGGCCTACGCGATGGTCGCGCAGCGCCACATGCATGAGTTCGGCACCTCGCGCGAGCAGATCGCGCAGGTGGCGGTGAGCGCGCGCGACTGGGCGCGGCTGGACACCGACGCGCCAGATCCGGGGCCGCTGTGCATCGAGGATGTGATCGCGGCGCGGCCGGTGGCGCATCCGTTAACCGTGCGCGATTGCTGCCTCGTGACCGACGGCGGCGGCGCGCTGGTCGTGGTCTCGGCCGATCGCGCCGCACAGCTTCGACGCGAGCCGGTATATCTTCTCGGCGTGGGCGAAGCCGCCACGCACCGCAGCATCGCGCAGATGCCGGACCTGGTGCGCACCGCAGCCGCAACATCCTCGGCCACGGCCTATGCACAGGCCGGCTTCGGGCCGAAGGACATCGACGTGGTGCAGTTCTACGACGCCTTCACGATCATGCCGATCGTCTTCGCCGAGGACACGGGCTTTTGCGCCAAGGGAGAGGGCGGTGCCTTCCTCGACGGCGGTCGCACCTCGCCGGGCGGCGATTTCCCGATGAACACCAACGGCGGTGGGCTCTCACTCGGCCATCCAGGCATGTTCGGCATCTACACCGCGATCGAATCCGTGGTGCAGTTGCGCGGCGATGCCGGTGCGCGCCAGGTGGCCGGCGCCGAACTCGCGCTGGCCCACGCGCCGGGCGGCTACATGTCGAGCCAATGCACTGCAATCTTCGGCACCGCCGCCACGCTCTGA
- the paaN gene encoding phenylacetic acid degradation protein PaaN, whose product MKLQALQQKHAGRLADAIAAVARRGYHSAYPEDPAHPVYADGSREAGEAVVRARWMQRDGAIRGEERSAFGAPFDTAYADEPVDAVLARAEAVAPAWAALDPAERAAVALEILEALQQRAFEMAFACTHACGQPFAMAFQAGTAHALDRALEAVAIAVREMGAYPARVLWEKPDARRPLRVEKTFEILPRGIAAVIGCATFPTWNSYPGLFASLVTGNPVIVKPHPTAVLPLALCVDTARTVLARLGLDADVVQLLVDTRVAPKTKALALDARVKLIDFTGGPEFGEWLETHARQAHVFTEKAGVNAVLIESTGDYPGLIRNLALTLSLYSAQMCTTPQSLYLPRTGIRLQDGMAKTVEDFKADLAAAVGKLVADPVRAVELLGAIQSDATEARAVEATSIGEPAFVSRRLAHPEMPDAVLRTPALYTVPPEALDTIAREHFGPISLLIVTEDADAALRHAHEVTRLRGAITWSVYSRDEAFVGRVKHAAADAGVHLTLDMTGPVLVNQSAAFSDLHVSGHNAAGNAALCDTAFVLPRFRVLQTRRYLAA is encoded by the coding sequence ATGAAACTCCAAGCCCTCCAACAGAAACACGCCGGCCGCCTGGCCGATGCCATCGCCGCCGTGGCCCGCCGCGGCTACCACAGCGCCTATCCCGAGGATCCGGCGCATCCCGTCTATGCCGATGGCTCGCGCGAAGCCGGCGAGGCGGTTGTGCGCGCGCGCTGGATGCAGCGCGATGGCGCGATCCGCGGTGAGGAACGCAGCGCCTTCGGCGCGCCGTTCGACACGGCCTACGCCGACGAGCCGGTAGACGCCGTGCTCGCACGCGCCGAAGCCGTGGCGCCGGCATGGGCCGCGCTCGACCCGGCCGAGCGCGCCGCGGTGGCGCTCGAGATCCTCGAGGCGCTGCAGCAGCGCGCTTTCGAGATGGCTTTCGCCTGCACGCACGCCTGCGGCCAGCCGTTCGCGATGGCCTTCCAGGCCGGCACGGCGCATGCACTGGACCGCGCGCTCGAGGCCGTGGCCATCGCCGTGCGCGAGATGGGCGCCTATCCGGCGCGCGTGCTCTGGGAGAAGCCCGATGCGCGCCGGCCGCTGCGCGTGGAGAAGACTTTCGAGATCCTGCCGCGCGGCATCGCAGCCGTGATCGGCTGCGCTACCTTCCCGACCTGGAATTCCTATCCGGGCCTGTTCGCAAGCCTGGTCACGGGAAACCCGGTGATCGTGAAGCCGCATCCCACAGCCGTGCTGCCGCTCGCGCTGTGCGTTGATACGGCGCGCACCGTGCTCGCGCGCCTGGGTCTCGACGCCGATGTGGTGCAACTGCTGGTCGACACGCGCGTTGCGCCCAAGACCAAGGCGCTTGCGCTCGATGCGCGCGTGAAGCTGATCGACTTCACGGGCGGTCCCGAATTTGGCGAGTGGCTCGAGACTCACGCGCGCCAGGCCCATGTCTTCACCGAGAAGGCCGGCGTCAATGCGGTGCTGATCGAGAGCACCGGCGACTACCCGGGCCTGATACGCAACCTTGCGCTCACGCTGAGCCTCTACAGCGCCCAGATGTGCACCACGCCTCAGAGCCTGTACCTGCCGCGCACGGGCATCCGACTGCAGGACGGCATGGCGAAGACGGTCGAGGATTTCAAGGCCGACCTCGCCGCAGCCGTGGGCAAGCTGGTCGCCGATCCGGTACGCGCCGTCGAATTGCTGGGCGCGATCCAAAGTGATGCCACCGAGGCGCGCGCCGTCGAGGCCACGTCGATCGGCGAGCCGGCGTTCGTCTCGCGCCGGCTCGCGCATCCCGAGATGCCCGATGCGGTGCTGCGCACGCCGGCCCTGTACACAGTGCCGCCCGAAGCCCTCGACACCATCGCGCGCGAGCACTTCGGCCCGATCAGCCTGCTGATCGTGACCGAGGACGCGGACGCAGCGCTGCGGCATGCGCACGAGGTCACGCGCTTGCGCGGTGCGATCACCTGGTCGGTGTACTCGCGCGACGAGGCCTTCGTGGGCCGCGTGAAGCACGCGGCCGCCGACGCTGGCGTGCACCTCACGCTCGACATGACCGGCCCGGTGCTCGTGAACCAGTCCGCGGCCTTCAGCGACCTGCACGTGAGCGGCCACAACGCGGCCGGCAATGCGGCGCTGTGCGACACGGCCTTCGTGCTCCCGCGCTTCCGCGTGCTGCAGACGCGCCGCTACCTCGCCGCCTGA